Genomic window (Deltaproteobacteria bacterium):
CCCCAAGTGATCGACGATCAAGTCGCTGAGGACACGGTGGTCCAATTCATTGTCGGCGGCTTGATGAAGGAGGCACGATCATGATTCCGGGCTCATCGACGACCGATGCGACGCGTCGCTACGACATCGACTGGCTGCGCGTCTTCGCCACGTACCTACTCTTCGTCTTCCATGTCGCGATGGTCTTCAACCCCGCGCCCTTCTACCACATCCGCAACGCCGACCTTTCGTTCGGCATGCTGGTGCTGAGCGGCTTCATCAGCCTGTGGCACATGCCGCTCTTCTTCCTCTTGGCAGGCTGGTCCGCGTGTTCCTCCCTGCAGGCGCGGGGCCGCCGAGACTTTCTCAAAGAACGGATCTTCAAATTGTGGATTCCCTTGGTCATGGGCTGCGCGCTCGTCTGCCCACCGATCAAGTACCTAGAACTCCGCAGCGGCCTCGATTTGAACTACGCCGGATTGCGCGTCAGTCCCGCTCTCGAAGCCGGATTCAAGCTCGTCATTCCAGGCAGCCTCCCTGTCGCGGCCCCATTCGACGAGACCTTTCGCACCTTCCTGCCCAGCTTCTTCACACACCTCAGTCGATTCAGTTGGTCGCATCTCTGGTTCATCGCCTACTTATTCACGTTCACCGTGCTCTACCAGCCGCTGCTCGGCTGGCTCATGCGACTGCGACCACTGTCGCCGAACACACGTGTGTCCTCGGCATGGGTTTACCTACCCACGCTCCCGTTGGCATTGATCCAGTTGACCCTTCGCGAGCGCTGGCCCGGAATCCAAAACCTCTTCGACGACTGGGCGAATATCGCCTACTACAGCACCTACCTGTTCGCGGGATTTTTGCTGGCACGCTTCCCAGAATTTGAAGCGGCCGCATACCAGGAACGTACGCGTGCACTGACTCTCGGTATCGCCACCGTGCTGGTGTTGCTGGTTGCGGTCCTCGGCGTCTTCAGCTCGCCCACCATTCTCCTGGCAGGCTCCGCGATTGCCGGGTGGTGCTTCATCGTGGCGTTGCTCGGTTTCGCGAATCGCTATCTCGCGCGCACCAGCACGATACTCCCCTACCTCACCGAGTCCGCCTTCCCAGTGTACATCCTCCATCAACCCGCGATTGTCCTCATCGGATACGGGCTCATCCAGCTTTCGCTTGGCATCGCCGCCAAGTTCACGCTGCTTCTGATCGCCGCGGTCGTCGCCACACTCGGCGTCTATCACCTCGTGGTGCGCCGCTTCGCCATGACTCGGTTTCTGCTCGGCATGAAGCCGAAGGCGAGGTACGCGCACCTTCGCGCACTCGCCCCGACGACTGCTGTTCTCATCGTCGGCGTCATCTTCGGCTTGCTATTCAGCCATCCGGCGCGAGCCGAAACCCCAATGGGCCTCTGGTATGCGGAAGGAGGCGCGGCGCAGGTCGAGGTCACCGCCTGCGGCGAGGGCCTTTGCGGTCGCGTGGTGTGGCTGCGCTCACCGTTCGACGAAGACGGCTGCGAGCAGCGCGACAATCGTAATCCGGACCCGGCGCTGCGCGACCGGCCGCTCGTCGGCATCCAGATTCTCGCGGGACTCGAAGCGATTGATGCTCGGGCCTGGAGTGGCGGCACGATCTACGACCCGGCGAGCGGCAATACCTACCGCTGCAGCTTGCAACTCGATGGAGAGAACCGTCTCCGCCTCCGCGGCTACATCGGCGTGCCCCTGCTCGGCCGCACCACTACGTGGATTCGAGCCGGAATGGAAAACCAGATGTGCAAGCGCTGAGGCTCATCGCCAGAACACGACAGGAGCACTGACATGAAAGTTCGCTACTTCTATCCCCTCATCGGCTTCGTGGTCCCGACGCTCGTCATCGGCTACGGGATCGTGATCCCGCGCAGTTGTATCGCCGGGCTCAACGATCTCACGATCGGCTTCGCCAGCAGCGTGATCGGCGCGTGCGCGACCTACTACTTCGGCGTGCGCGCCGTTTCCCACGATCTCAATCCCGGCGGTTCGTGACCAACTCGTCGGCCGCCGGTTCGGCGGAGCGATGATAGACTTGATGGAGGTACCGCCAATGCGACGCCCTGAATTCATCGCGCGTCAAAGTCGGTGCCCGACGGGGCTCTTGGGTCGATTCATCGCCCGCATCATGGCGGCCGAGACGGCGGAAGCCAACGTAGAGCTGCTGTCGCTGCTGAATCCGCAGCCGACCGATCACCTCCTCGAAATCGGTTTCGGGCACGGCCGCACAATCGAGCGCGCGGCGGCGCAGGTGCCGCACGGGATCGTTGCCGGCGTGGATCTCTCCGAAGAGATGGTCCGCATGGCCACTCACCACCTTCGTCACTTGATTCGCGAGCAGCGCGTCGACCTGCAGCTCGGCGACAGCGCCCACCTGCAGTACCCCGACGGTCGCTTCGACCGAGCCTACTCGTTGCACACGCTGTACTTCTGGCCCGATCCACAGCAGCACCTGCGCGAGATCTACCGGGTTCTCAAACCGGGGGGACGCTTCGTGATCGGCTTCGGGCCACGCGATGACGAGAAGGCGAGCGCGAGCTTCCCCGCGACGGTCTATCGGTTCTACACCAGCGATGAGGTACGTGATCTGCTCGATCAAGTCGGTTTCCGAGACATCGACATGATCCCGCGTTCGATCTCATCGCGTACCATCGTCTTTGCTATCGCCCACCGGCGCTAGCGGTGGATTCGCCGCCGACCTGATGGCCGCACCTTCGCCACCATGGTACAGCGGGACGCATGCTCACTATCTTCGACGATGTCTTCAGCCCGTACGCACGCAAGGTACGCATTGCGCTGTACGAAAAGGATATCCCGTTCGAGCGGGTGCGCGCACTCCACGGCGACTGCAACCGGACCGACTTCGTGGACGTGAACCCGCGCGCCGAAGTGCCTGCGTTGCTCGATGGTGACTTCGCACTCTACGACTCGACGGTGATCTGCGAGTACATCGAGGATCGCTACCCTGCCCCACCGCTGTACCCGCACGACGCACAAACGCGTGCGAAGTGTCGACTCATCGAGGACCTCGCTGACACTCAACTCGACGCCGCCACCTATGCGGTCGCGATCATCGAGCTCGGCCGCAGCGAGGTTCACGAAGCGATGCACGTTGCCGCCGGCCGCGACATGCAGCGGCTCTACGATGAACTCGAACGGCACCTCGGGACGGCGCCGTTTTTCTGTGAGGCCTATTCGCTCGCCGATATCGCCGTCGTGCCCCATGTCATGGCGGCAACGTTCCTCGGCTTCGGCCTCGATCCCGCTCGGCACCCTGGCCTCGCGCGCTGGCTTGACCGCGTGCAAGAGCGTCCGGCACTGCTGCGGGATAATGCGGACGTGCTGGCGACGCTCCAGCGCTTGCAAGAGGAGAAGCGCCCGGCGTTTGATCCCTACCGAGTCCAGTGGCGAAGCGATCGCCTCGAATGGGTCATCAAGAACGGCTTTGCCGCCTGGTTCATCGAGGAGATGAAAGCCGGCCGCGTATTCTTCCCGCTGTCGGTCAGCCCTGAGTCCGCCGCGCCGCGATAGGAAGCCGGCGCACGGCGTCCCCTCAATCGCGAACGCCGACGAATGGCATCGCGAGGGCGGTTCGCAGCGGCAGCGCTTGCTGCTGTCCGGGCAAGCCGACCTCGATTTGAAGCGCGGACGAACTCTCGCCGTAGGTGCCGAGAAGCCGGTCCCACACCGTGAAAATCGTACCGAAGTTACTGTCCAGTTCCGGCCGGCGCCGCATGTGATGACGTCGATGGAGCGCCGGCGTCACAAGCAAGCGCGCCAACCATCGCTCCAGCCCTGGGTGGAAATTGATGTTTCCGTGCTCGATGAGATTGGCAACTGTGAAGAGGACCTCGAACATCACCACCGCCACGATCGGCGCTCCCAGCAGTACGATTGCGGTCAGCCGCAGCGGAAGAGACAGCAGCAACTCGCCTGGGTGAAATCGTACCCCGGTCGACACCGTGAAGCTGAGATCGGAGTGGTGGACACGGTGGAATCGCCAGAGAACCGCGACGCGATGGTTGGCCCGGTGCCAAAGGTACGAAACCGAGTCGAGCCCGACAATCGTCATGGGTAGCGCGAACCAAGGAGGCACATCCCATACGTGCAGGATTCCTAGGTGATGCACAGCCGCCCACCGGCTGATCGTGCAGGCGCACGCACCGCACACCCCTCCCAACACCGCGAGGTTAATGCCCCACAAAACAAGGTTGACGCGGTAGCTCCCGCGCATTGGCGCATGCGGCAGCCGCCGCTGCAGCGCGAACGCAAACGCCACCGCGAGAGCGAACGCCACCGCGCGAATGATTTGGAATTGCCCCTCCGTCATCTCAGCGCACTCAAGGACAATAGGGGCACCAGTCGCGAAGCCATCAACAAAGCCACCGGTCACCCGCGAGTCGCTATATCACGCCGCCGCCTCAATCCGCGCCATCGTCTCTTCTTGCAGCGGCGGAGGCGGTAGGGCGTAGCGGCTTCGAAAACGCTTACCGCGGAGCCACACCAACAGCGAACGCAGCACGACGTCGCGACGCCCGAACGCCTGCTCTGGCGTCTCGAACATGTTCATCATCCGAATGAAGGCGCGGAACACCACCGGGTCGCAACGCGTCGCCACGGCGATGCCGTCTTCGAAGAAGCGCGTCTGCAGCCGCCCCTTCAACGTGCGCGGCTGACGTCCCTCGGCTTTGCGCACGGCTTCGCGGTCGGCGAGGATCGACGCGCGATAGAACGGCTCGATTTCGGCGCGTGAAATCTCGTCCAGCATCACTGCGCCGGCCGCGAGATCGTGCGGATGCGCGTCGAGCGCCTGCCCGAGAAACTCCGCGTGCATGAACCCCTGCGCACACCCGCGCCCGTACAGCGGGTTCGTGCAGTACGCGGCATCACCGAGGACGAAGAAGCCGACGGCAACGGGTCCCTGCGCATCGACGAAGCGACGCAGCCGATTGATCAACCCGCCCATCGCCTGCACCGGATGATTCAACTCGTTGATCGGCTCCGCGACGTTCGGTGCCACCCAGGGCACAAGTCCGGGAATGTGACGAACCATTTCGTCGAAGGCACCCGGCTGCGCCAACACCTTCATGCGGGGGAACGCCAGCGGCGCCGCCAAGGTGATCGAGAACGTACGATCGTCCGCGGGGAACACGGCGTATTTCACCCAATTGAAATCGGCGGCGGTCGGATGCGGCCCACCCGGTCGCGGCTCCACCGCTCCGGGCACGAAACGGTAGAAGCGCGTGTAGTAGACCACGCCGGATGATTCGCTTTCTTCGAACGGCGCGCGCGCGCCGATCGCCGCCAGCCATTCGAGCGCATGCGACGTGCGTCCGCTGGCATCAACGACGATGTCGCCGCGCAGCTCGCCCGCAACACCGTCGCTAACGTAGCGTACCCCCGACACCACCGGCGCTG
Coding sequences:
- a CDS encoding DUF2147 domain-containing protein; translated protein: MIPGSSTTDATRRYDIDWLRVFATYLLFVFHVAMVFNPAPFYHIRNADLSFGMLVLSGFISLWHMPLFFLLAGWSACSSLQARGRRDFLKERIFKLWIPLVMGCALVCPPIKYLELRSGLDLNYAGLRVSPALEAGFKLVIPGSLPVAAPFDETFRTFLPSFFTHLSRFSWSHLWFIAYLFTFTVLYQPLLGWLMRLRPLSPNTRVSSAWVYLPTLPLALIQLTLRERWPGIQNLFDDWANIAYYSTYLFAGFLLARFPEFEAAAYQERTRALTLGIATVLVLLVAVLGVFSSPTILLAGSAIAGWCFIVALLGFANRYLARTSTILPYLTESAFPVYILHQPAIVLIGYGLIQLSLGIAAKFTLLLIAAVVATLGVYHLVVRRFAMTRFLLGMKPKARYAHLRALAPTTAVLIVGVIFGLLFSHPARAETPMGLWYAEGGAAQVEVTACGEGLCGRVVWLRSPFDEDGCEQRDNRNPDPALRDRPLVGIQILAGLEAIDARAWSGGTIYDPASGNTYRCSLQLDGENRLRLRGYIGVPLLGRTTTWIRAGMENQMCKR
- a CDS encoding class I SAM-dependent methyltransferase translates to MRRPEFIARQSRCPTGLLGRFIARIMAAETAEANVELLSLLNPQPTDHLLEIGFGHGRTIERAAAQVPHGIVAGVDLSEEMVRMATHHLRHLIREQRVDLQLGDSAHLQYPDGRFDRAYSLHTLYFWPDPQQHLREIYRVLKPGGRFVIGFGPRDDEKASASFPATVYRFYTSDEVRDLLDQVGFRDIDMIPRSISSRTIVFAIAHRR
- a CDS encoding glutathione S-transferase family protein; translated protein: MLTIFDDVFSPYARKVRIALYEKDIPFERVRALHGDCNRTDFVDVNPRAEVPALLDGDFALYDSTVICEYIEDRYPAPPLYPHDAQTRAKCRLIEDLADTQLDAATYAVAIIELGRSEVHEAMHVAAGRDMQRLYDELERHLGTAPFFCEAYSLADIAVVPHVMAATFLGFGLDPARHPGLARWLDRVQERPALLRDNADVLATLQRLQEEKRPAFDPYRVQWRSDRLEWVIKNGFAAWFIEEMKAGRVFFPLSVSPESAAPR
- a CDS encoding sterol desaturase family protein, with protein sequence MTEGQFQIIRAVAFALAVAFAFALQRRLPHAPMRGSYRVNLVLWGINLAVLGGVCGACACTISRWAAVHHLGILHVWDVPPWFALPMTIVGLDSVSYLWHRANHRVAVLWRFHRVHHSDLSFTVSTGVRFHPGELLLSLPLRLTAIVLLGAPIVAVVMFEVLFTVANLIEHGNINFHPGLERWLARLLVTPALHRRHHMRRRPELDSNFGTIFTVWDRLLGTYGESSSALQIEVGLPGQQQALPLRTALAMPFVGVRD
- a CDS encoding FAD-dependent oxidoreductase codes for the protein MSETRELGSHTLTGRHAIVVGSGITGLATALMLSARGARVSLLERDPQPEVATASDAFAAWERKGATQVRHSHAFLGRLRTLLRQHYPDLLAALLAAGARELRMMDNPPPTLRGLQPEPGDEDLVALGCRRTTFEWVTRRYVLERGGVTVMPNTTVRELIAAPGATAPVVSGVRYVSDGVAGELRGDIVVDASGRTSHALEWLAAIGARAPFEESESSGVVYYTRFYRFVPGAVEPRPGGPHPTAADFNWVKYAVFPADDRTFSITLAAPLAFPRMKVLAQPGAFDEMVRHIPGLVPWVAPNVAEPINELNHPVQAMGGLINRLRRFVDAQGPVAVGFFVLGDAAYCTNPLYGRGCAQGFMHAEFLGQALDAHPHDLAAGAVMLDEISRAEIEPFYRASILADREAVRKAEGRQPRTLKGRLQTRFFEDGIAVATRCDPVVFRAFIRMMNMFETPEQAFGRRDVVLRSLLVWLRGKRFRSRYALPPPPLQEETMARIEAAA